The Culex pipiens pallens isolate TS chromosome 2, TS_CPP_V2, whole genome shotgun sequence DNA window caatcATAACAAGAGACGCGTACAAATGTCCCCCGAAAACCATCCGCGATATCGAATTTGATACCCCTCGCTCTGCTCCGCAGAAGAAGTCGTTGCACTCGTTGCGAAACTGGAGTGGATCGATACTTGAGACATTTGCATATGGATGCCATTCGAGGTTCTCTTGACGTGATTGTGAGAGGATGATATCCTTGGACGGCCGGCGATGATGATGTCGTCGGGACAACAATAATATCGCCTGTTTTGCCCCGCCAATAAAGTGACGTATTTATTTGCCCCTCGAAGATGAAGATATCAGCGCGGTTTATCTGCGCTGACAGGAGGAGTGCACCAGTTGGTGATCAGTGCGAAAGGGTACGATTTGAGGTTAAGAATGCAAACCACTGCGGGACTGGAGTTGGGAATTCTTTTATTTACAGGAATCATACTGAGATTTTGTTGTAGGGGAAAGATTCAGTAGTTTCGGCGAAGAGATCTCCGGTTGCTCCTTTTTCAATATCGGTGAAGTATCCCATCCGGATATTCACAGGATTCGCAGAACTTCTGAGAGAAAAGCACTCAAGCGGCTTCGGAACAGCTCGGAATTCATTGGTGAACGCACTGTTGTAGTACCGTGGACACAGGGAGTGAGATTCCTGCAAAGCTACCGTTCCCGGTTGTCTTAGTCCGCAGTTTCCCATGTTCCAGTTCTGGTGACAAGACCGTCTAGTCGTTCCCAGCAGGCTCGTATGAATACACTGAACGTTTCGCGCCGCCAACTTGGGATCAAGAATCGACAAAGCCGTATCCGGACCATCAAAGCCAGGTCCAGCCGGATCGCAAACATCGATCCGTCCAAGCTTCCTGAATCCGAACCGTCTCCCGGCATCCATCGCTGTCTGGGCTCCAAAGCTGAATCCAAACACGAGTCCTTCCGCCGGATCATACCCGCTCTGCTCCAAATCCCGCAATCTCCAAACCAACGAATCCACGATACGGTTGAAGTTCGGAACCAACCCCCTGAAGTAATCGATCGTCTGCGAGTACTTGTGGTAGTCCATGCAGATTACGCAACCTCCTCGGTGTGCAGTCAAGTTGGATAGGGTGTCCGCAACCCAGGGGGTGTCCTCCGAGCAGCTACCCATCCATCCGTGGACTATGATGGCGAATCTGGAAGCACCCTGATCGCAGTTACTCTCCCGGAAGAAGATGTTCTCATCCGGTGACGTTCGAATCTGAAATTGATCACTTGATGAGATGTTAGTAGAACGACAACTATTCGTGAATAAAGTATACCTTTCACTAGATCCAGCTTGGATCGCCACTAAAAGAAGAAATCCAACGCGAAACATTTCCACCTCCATTCGGAACAACCTGCTGGAGTGCGATTGTCATGAAACAGAAACCATTTCTTCTTTTATACGCAAGAGTAAATACGGACACCGGACTGCGATACAATCTTTATGGCTTGGAAAGTGGATTAGAAAATTATACACGAGAGCGAATTGGGAATCAAACTATGCTTTATTAAACGTCGTTAACGTTGTAAGGGTATGTTATTGTGGTCAACGCAAACAAGTCTCCAGTGACACCACTCTGTACATCTGAAAAGTATCCCATCCGAAGATCCGCAGACAAGCTCGCAACAGGTCGTAACTCAGCACACCTGGCAGGATTCGGAACCGCCCGGAACTCATTCCGGAACGCACTGTTGTAAAACTTGGGGCACAGCGTGTGCGCAACCACTATATCGGCTCCCGGTTGCCTCAGGCCACATTCACCCATGTTCCAGTTCTGGTGACAGGTTCGGCGCTTCACTCCCACCTGGCTGGTGTGGATACACTGGACGTTACGGGCCGCCAGCTTGGGATCCAACATGGCGAACGGAAAATTAGGAACGTCGAATGCCGGTCCAGCAGGATCACAAACATCAATCCGTCCAAGCTTCCGCAGTCCAAACCGTCGACCAGCTTCGGTGGCCAAGTGTGCGCCAAAGCTGAATCCAAACATGAAACCATCAACCGGATCAAATCCACCCCGCTCCAAATCCCTCAACTTCTCCGCCAAAGCATTCGCAACATGACTAAACCGAGGCACCAGTCTTTGAAAGTAGTCCTCCTTCGAGTACTTGCTGTAATCCATACAGACCAAACATCCTCCCCGGTGGACGGTCAGGTTGGACAGCAAATCTGTAACCCAGCGCGTATCCCCCGAGCAGCTGCCCCTCCACCCGTGGACGACGATCGCGAACTTCCCGCCGCCACCTCCTTCGCAGCCACTCTCCCGGAAGAAGATGTCCTTATCCAACGGCGATGGAACGATCTGAAAAGAATCGCTACAAGTTTGTGCTACTCTCGATCTACTCACAATCAATGCCGGAGTTACCTTTCACTCCTCCCGGAGTGGATCAGCAGCAGAAGCAGGAATCTCAGCCGGACCATGACTACCGAAAACGGGATGGACCAACTGACATCGCTGGGCTCTGGCTTTTATACCGGGCGGGTGGATCGTCGTCTGACCTGTTTTTGGCATTCCATTCATGTAACATAGAAAAGTGGTGATGACTGATGGTTTGatggtgtttttgaaatataatcgTGACTGATAAATATTCGAGGTTGTGTCAAAAATTGCTTTCTTGTTGAAGGTTGAGAAAGTGGATTTGAATAATAATTCAATTAACTGTCAATGAACCAAAGTCGTTCAGAGCTATCGCGTTGGATTGAATGCTTTATTCATCGGGTATTGGCATCTAACAGATACGAATTAGCTGATTTGTGTAGATGAGCCCTTAAGCATATCGTCGCtgacgtgctatcttgtcacacgcgcatttctcaccttttgaccttcactgaTTCCCAAAATTGGAATGAAAGAAGAAGTTGTCGTGCAATCTTGACACACCTTCGGTCAACGCACAGAATGGTTAACTAAccaaaacatgtttgtttttgcttacattgcgtgctctattttttgtttagcaaggtcaaacattaaagctttttttcttgCACGGAATGAAGCTTAATCGAGAATCTtactaaaatttagtttaaaatcctaaaaacaaaaaaaataaactagttGTTTtatgaacaacatttttttaaagatagaaATCCTAAAAAAGTTCTTGATTTGACAGCTAGAATAttagtaaattttacttatttgccAGCTGGAAATATGCTGTCAGTTTTTCAAACTGAATGTTTTCAGTTAGTCTGTGAgccaatttagcaaaattttctaGTTAGTCCAAGCATTTTTTCGactgtttcaataaaaaaaaattaaataattttcaaaatttgtcattAGTGACATCGGGCTTGATACCTTTTACACAGCCTTTTGGCTGGGCTTTTCGCTATTTGGTAGGTATTTTAGTGAGTCTTAACGAGCAGTTAGGTGTTGAATTCTGttgcatattttttcattaatagGGTGTCAAAACCGCATGTCAATTCAAATGTAGTTTTACAATAGGACATAACCTTGTGAGTTTTTAAGCAAGGTTAggaccatttgaaaaaatatcttcgAATTATTCGGTACAACGATAAAACACGCTTTTAGCcccagttgattttttttttcaaatttgcttcaataaattatacaaaaagaTACCAAAtctatttcaattaaattttatcaaattcaactaaatttaacacaATATTGAACAATTAAttatgttttatcaaattttaaaactaacttaatccacctatgtggttggagccttcctcacaacaatggctgtacacaagtttcatcaattttttagatccggcttccaaaaagtacatcgatatcacttaagtggccatatctcgagacagggttgccagatcttcaatgttttgcactcgttggaaaggtcttttgataacctaaccaacaatgggtcggatagtgaatccgtacatagtttacatacatttaagtgagatccggcttcaaaaaagtacatcaatatcacttaaggggccatatctcgagacagggttgccagatcttcaatgttttagactcgttggaaaggtcttttgataacctaaccagcaATAGGTCGGATagaggatccggacatagtttacatacatttaagtgagatccggcttcaaaaaagtacatcaatatcacttaagtggccatatctcgagacagggttgccagatcttcaatgttttggactcattggaaagttcttttgataagttaaccaacaataggtcggatggtggatccggacatagtttacatacatttaagtgagatccggcttcaaaaaagtacatcaatatcacttaaggggccatatctcgagacacggttgccagatcttcaatgttttagactcgttggaaaggtcttttgataatctaaccaacgatgggtcggacatagtttacatacatttaagtgagatccggcttcaaaaaagtacatcaatatcacttaagtggccatatctcgagacagggttgccagattttcaatgttttggactcgttggaaaggtcttttgataacctaaccaacgatgggtcggatagaggatccggacatagtttacatacatttaagtgagatccggcttcaaaaaagtacatcaatatcacataagtggccatatctcgagacagggctgccagatcttcaatgttttagactcgttggaaaggtcttttgataacctaaccaacaatgggtcggatggaggatccggacatagtttacatacatttaagtgagatccggcttcaaaaaagtacatcaatatcacttaagtggccatatctcgagacagggttgccagatcttcaatgttttggactcattggaaagttcttttgataagttaaccaacaataggtcggatggtggatccggacatagtttacatacatttaagtgagatccggcttcaaaaaagtacatcaatatcacttaaggggccatatctcgagacacggttgccagatcttcaatgttttagactcgttggaaaggtcttttgataatctaaccaacgatgggtcggacatagtttacatacatttaagtgagatccggcttcaaaaaagtacatcaatatcacttaagtggccatatctcgagacagggttaccagattttcaatgttttggactcgttggaaaggtcttttgataacctaaccaacgatgggtcggatagaggatccggacatagtttacatacatttaagtgagatccggcttcaaaaaagtacatcaatatcacataagtggccatatctcgagacagggttgccagatgttcaatgttttagactcgttggaaaggtattttgataacctaaccaacgtcgggTCGGTTAGTGGagctggacatagtttacatacatttaagtgagatccggcttcaaaaaagtacatcaatatcacttaagtggccatatctcgagacagggttgccagatcttcaatgttttggactcgttggaaaggttttttgataacctaaccaacgatgggtcggatgatagacccggacatagtttacatacatttaagtgagatccaaatatatgtgaaaacacattttatacataacttttgaactacttatcgaaacttcaatctgtataaaactcgatctatgggaccctaaaccaagtcgaatgcaacaagttcgggtcaaatcggttcagccagtgccgagaaacatgagctagtttgttggtcacatacatacatacacacacacatacacacacacatacacacacacatacacacagacatttgttcagttttcgattctgagtcgatatgtatacatgaaggtaggtctacgacgtttttatacgaagttcatttttagagcaggattatagccttacctcagtgaggaaggcaaaacaattaaaataattttattagtttaattaaatgtaattaaattttacaaaaaaaaaaacaaagcaatccactttaacgaccccgggtcttttgtgggctctgttgcaagtttctgatcatttctaggcatccgaaggttatgtgtggtgagtcacccaaaacctcttttacgcaaaatgACCgatgttttacttccccatccgatagaaggccaggaggataaggcgggaatcgagcCCGCGCCTCATAGCATCTTATCAtagatcggcagccgaagccgctaaccaccgcgtcACGAGGCCCTCGCGGACCTTTTACAAGTTTTAACTAAATTATAAGAATTTCAGGGaatgttacaaaatttactttaattaaattattttaacctgatttaacgaaatttaactgaattaaattttatttaaaataatttaacttaagccaacataatttaactaaattttacataattttattaaatcaaacaaaatttaattaaatttttaaacattattaaaattgattaatctttatttgatttaactGAACTTAATTATACTTAATTatgcttaatttaacttaaattaacTATATTGAACTTTATTCAACTAAAGTTATGTAAATTGAACTTgatttaacttaatataaatatttttttttaatttaacctaattttacttaactcaactaaatttaacataattttagttaattcaattttattaaacttattgaattataaaataacttattttaacttgatttaaatatttttttaattgaacttaacttaacacaattttacttaaatcaACTCAATATAAGActactgcaaattttttttttgaagtttatggccCTCGACTTTGGCCAAAGTGTTATGCAAAATACAAGCCATggtttttacatttaaattaaaaaagtgtttcaaatgcATTTCACACCTGCCCAcatgttttgcaatctttaggtatcaaaatttcaaagtattagcgaaatatttgtttttgtcgaaaaaaatcGTAGTACAGTACTGCATACTGTAcaacgaaatataaaaaaataattaaattttgttgatttatctcaaatatgctaaataagatttaaaatgcaggaaaatgcatttcaaattattttcagttcaCCAAACtactttttcaattaaaatttagaagttttttgaaaaaatacataacaaAAATTGGCGAACTCAGCGATACGAGACGTTCTGTTTAGATCTCGAACTGATGATATCTGTCAAAAAATCCATGTTGCCGGTTCTAGCTAGTTTTTCGGTAAAAGTacgcaaaattgtgctgaaacaTCATTATTTTTGGTCAAATCTTTCCTGTCATATAGATTTGGGCTGTCAGATTTGGAATGCAAATCAGAAATCTCACGTTGGTAAATCTACCTGTAATTTTAgctaattcaaccaaaaaaatcattgtttcaccaatttgaagccagctaaCTTGAATTATGTTAATTTTAGATGCAACTCCTTTCCGTCTGGAAGGTCAAAAATCGACGTGCAACAAAATATCAGAAATTTCTCATTTTATgacatattttataaaataaaatttgtttaaattcattGTCTAATGGAATACaacacaaaattttagaatgatCGAATCTAGTATTATAatcttttaagtaattttaaatatctttaaattttcaactccCAGTCCTTTTTGGGTTGCTCTCTTACCAAACCCAACAATCTCAATTGCATTCTTGACCAAACAGAAACATTCTACGCTTCCTTGCTCAATAAAATCCCCAGTCAAATGAGCCTCTTCGCTGGATTTTGCTCATCAATCGAAGAATTGAGACCGCGCTCGCGTATCGAGATCGAACAGCAGGAAGACTTTGCGTCTCTTCTACAGGGTATGATCCGAAGACGACGTTGTCCGATGACGATGAGGGGTGAATTGCTTATTTACACATCACAACTTGAATTGCGATTGTCCTCGAGGCGGAGACTTTCCTTCTtccgtttttgtatggaaaaataaaatcaagatgTTTACGACAAGTGATGCCACAATTAATGCGAAATTAAGatataaaaaagtttatttatcgACGTGGGACGCGCGCGAGTACGGCCCCCAGGAAGACGTCTTCAGTTTCGCGGCGCGGGTCAGGACGCTTTATTTGTGTCCACGAAGTTCTCAACTCTTCAGTTCAGGGTGGTTTGGGTTATGCAAACCGGCATCTTTATCGATCGCCGAGGGCTGGGCGCGGGTTTTGGGCGGTAATTGTGCCACCCCCTCAAAGCACCCCTCAAAAGCCCTCTCTGGTCCAAAACGAAATCTGTTTAAtgcttaattttattgtttcggTCGAATTATCTTTTTGCCCGGGGGTCTCTGCCAATTTTTGACTTGAATACTCTGCGTTTTGCAGGCGTTTCACACACAGAGAGGGAGGATTAAAAGAGAATGGACCTGGTGCCGAATTTATTGACGAACACACCACCAGGTATTGTCCGGCTGAATTCTTGCAAGTTTGGTCCTCGTAGATTGGGCTTATCGCATCGGCATCGGGTCACAATATTGTGACAAATGGAACCGATTCTGAAGGAAATTGGGTGATTTGAGCGCGAAATTAATACAGATTTGTCatgacaatttaaaaataattttagcttatgGGTTGTTTTCGACTGGTACACTTGTTGCGAGTTGTTTGTGGCTTTCTCAGTCAATAAAACAGATCAAacgattttgttgtttgaaattgcCCGACGTTTCGGCTCGGGTTTGAGCCTTTTTCAAGGGAAATTATGGTCCTTTTTCAAGGGAAATTATGGCCATAATTTCCCTTGAAAAAGGCTCAAACCCGAGCCGAAACGTCGGgcaatttcaaacaacaaaatcgtTTGATCTGTTTTATTGACTGAGAAAGCCACAAACAACTCGCaataattttagcaaaaagAACTGCATTATTCACAAAGCATGACATCAGTAAACTAATAAATGTGCAATTCGCCCTCACCAGCAATCAACCCGTAAAACCTTAGCCCAATCTGTCCTCGCACTCAATCGTAACTCCGGCTGCCACAGACTTCCGCGTAACGCCCGTACTATAAACAACCCCAACTGTTGAGGCCAACTCCAATTTCTCACTGCACACAATAATGGCAAACCATGTTCCCACTAATGATTTCTCCTGATGTCCTTCGGACTGCTCCAATAAATCAATCGCTCTGGACGGAACTCCGACACCTGGACCCTTTTATTGAACCGGAGTGCCGTTTTTCAAGTGATATCGATTTGAGCAGCTCCTATTATGACAGCTCGAGTCGGTAGTAGGTGTCACGACCTCACCCCTCCTTCCATGATCTCCACGGATTAGCCAAGTTCTAGCTAGATTAATGTCAACTCTCGGTTTCACTCGGTGCGTGGATTCCTCAAAGTGCAGGGACCGCAGCAGGAGTCGTCCCCGGCGTCTAGCCAGACCTCAACGCCTCTGTGGTAGCAATTACTAACGCTGTCAATAGGCATCAGGCTGGCACCCGAAGTTATTGGAAGTCAATCGGGCAAAAATGGCTAGTAGCTCGTAGGGGGTCTTCGGGGCTTTAATTTCGATCGATTTGTTAGTGCAAGCGTACTTTCAGCTGCGATCTGGTGAACAATTACTCAAAACATGCTCGTCGGAGCTCATGTGTGTGCATTTGTCAAATATGATATTGCGACGGATGTTGGTTGAAGACACGCTGCAGAGATCAGTTCTCTGTGTTTTCGATAGTTTGTTTTTTGGTGTTTTCTCAATGACATTATTTTAtctttaacaaaataacaaaatgataGCTGAGATAAAGTGATGTAAATCTCATTCAAAATCAATCAGATGTTTAACGTTCTTCAGTTCAGACTCCATAATCCGTAGGCCTTGCAAAAATTTTAACTACAGATAATCAAACCTTATTTTAGATTGTGAAGCCGTTTTTTCTAAagagatttagaatttttagatcaGAGATTTCGCCCAAAATAACGGTgatgaaaaattgagaaaatatatTTGGTAATTTTAATAGGCAGTTTaccattcaaattttactataaTTGGGTGACAGAACTCGACAGACCTCAGATTTAAgatttattgtaattttgaatTACTTATTCTTATCagattttttatgcatttttgtaattcagaatttttaattgaacggtgtagatttataatttttgtaaacttttaacATTGCATTTTGTCAGCGCAATAATTTATGACGCTCGACTTGTTGAACAATTGTAATAGTCAGAATTTGAACAACCCTTTACAATTTCCGTTCCCTTCCCTCGTCTTCCCACTGAGAATtctggctcgagcctcgactcgattcatgCTCGATCTcaagccagatcgactcgaggctcgagccaaaattctcagttgGTTGCTTTTTAATGGGCTTTTTgcctgatatttttttcagaaaaaaagtagaagtcttatcaattaaaaacaaattttccagCATTTATGATCAGATTTAATATGTTTgggtttgttttaaatttttttgaactattgtgAAAATTCCAACGTAAAATatcgaaaacaaatttttttttcagcgaaatttttttttcagaattttttgatattttgcaaaacaactagactAGTGTTATATGaatttatacacattttttaatccaaatgaTGGAACCGTGGCTAGtctttacaatttttatattttttaatctcgCCCCCATCGATTTTGGTCACAGTAGatggacataaacttaaaaaaatatttgcattggcttCGATATAAAATCATTATTATTAATAAAATCAGTATTATtgattcacaatttttttataagttttagggGACTTAAATACTCTGAGCCATAGTGCGTTATGGTACAAAATCAAGTTGAAGCTAAATTCAGGTATTAAATTTCGAAGGATGAGAAAAATTCTTCAGCGATAGGCTGTATGCTATATCTCAGAAACAATTGCACGATTTGCAATGTTCCAGAGAAAAAAATGTAGGAAATCTtcttagattttgaaaaatattttgccagtggtgcttttctttcaagaagtatttttttttaaagatcatagggtatatgaccctattttggacctagtacctattttggaaatatttttattaatcgaggtagttcaggcttttaaagtacgaatttactgaatccaaccaacagaaagtgtaagcaggatcgttttgtagcttacctcttccaaaaatgttaacatttttgattatttctgcTTTTTTAGACACTTTTTCCAATGCCACTCGCATTTCCTATAATTTTCCTAAcacatcgattaggtccaaaaatttcggcctcgttgcttatcaCTTTTGGCTCGGGACACCTTGTACAACTTTCTGTTTTGCACTAGCATCAAGCTATTTTCAGCCGGTTTCCGAGTAATGTAAGTGTCATTTATTTAATACTTATATGTTTTTAGTCACTAAACCGTTGAAATTACTgctctatataaaaaaaaaactcaattgaaaaaatatttttgatgaatttatttcgatacttaattgaaatttaatgccAGGTTTTTACTTAATaattttgattagtttttccggctataattatttcaaataaaactatgctttaaaaagcaaataatcaacaaaaacaatgaaaatatgatttttttttatgataaaaatgcaaatttaagaTAAAGATAG harbors:
- the LOC120430853 gene encoding uncharacterized protein LOC120430853, producing the protein MEVEMFRVGFLLLVAIQAGSSESDQFQIRTSPDENIFFRESNCDQGASRFAIIVHGWMGSCSEDTPWVADTLSNLTAHRGGCVICMDYHKYSQTIDYFRGLVPNFNRIVDSLVWRLRDLEQSGYDPAEGLVFGFSFGAQTAMDAGRRFGFRKLGRIDVCDPAGPGFDGPDTALSILDPKLAARNVQCIHTSLLGTTRRSCHQNWNMGNCGLRQPGTVALQESHSLCPRYYNSAFTNEFRAVPKPLECFSLRSSANPVNIRMGYFTDIEKGATGDLFAETTESFPYNKISV
- the LOC120430852 gene encoding uncharacterized protein LOC120430852 gives rise to the protein MAIVTGEKRWRWTSGLTILVTAPMFGQAADSENCGRPTVSFQVPESHRCSSGQLQRTIVPSPLDKDIFFRESGCEGGGGGKFAIVVHGWRGSCSGDTRWVTDLLSNLTVHRGGCLVCMDYSKYSKEDYFQRLVPRFSHVANALAEKLRDLERGGFDPVDGFMFGFSFGAHLATEAGRRFGLRKLGRIDVCDPAGPAFDVPNFPFAMLDPKLAARNVQCIHTSQVGVKRRTCHQNWNMGECGLRQPGADIVVAHTLCPKFYNSAFRNEFRAVPNPARCAELRPVASLSADLRMGYFSDVQSGVTGDLFALTTITYPYNVNDV